Proteins from a single region of Lasioglossum baleicum chromosome 1, iyLasBale1, whole genome shotgun sequence:
- the LOC143208943 gene encoding uncharacterized protein LOC143208943 — protein sequence MVRKRPVVPKKISRRKARIVKPMKIAALIVSAIQDLRETKGSTPKKIVGYISYASDVGEGRVKRQVKAALQRGVEYGILRRYRGQYFLPMGDELDRANRIALRFAKLPLPPTHMKSNTDSPRKMVPLGGQRNSRKFNKNSPRMKRLGKAKSPLLSSTFSLTDTLRNIDEN from the exons ATGGTTCGGAAAAGGCCGGTGGTTCCGAAGAAAATATCAAGGAGAAAGGCTCGGATCGTAAAGCCGATGAAAATTGCTGCGCTGATCGTATCCGCTATACAGGATCTCCGCGAAACCAAAGGATCAACGCCGAAGAAGATCGTAGGTTACATAAGTTATGCATCCGATGTTGGCGAGGGTCGCGTTAAACGACAA GTAAAAGCAGCTCTGCAAAGGGGCGTAGAATATGGTATTTTAAGGAGATACCGAGGCCAATATTTCCTGCCCATGGGTGACGAATTGGATCGTGCGAATCGCATCGCCTTGAGATTTGCTAAATTACCATTACCTCCCACGCATATGAAATCTAACACGGATTCGCCTCGGAAAATGGTACCTCTGGGCGGTCAGAGAAATTcgagaaaatttaataaaaattccccAAGAATGAAACGACTTGGGAAAGCCAAATCACCGTTACTTTCCTCCACCTTTAGCTTAACAGACACTTTACGCAATATTGACGAAAATTAG